The Candidatus Paceibacterota bacterium genomic interval GGGTATGGGGAAAGGTAATGTAGAATATTATGTTACGGTTGTTAAACCTGGTCGGATTATTTTTGAACTTGATGGCGTGACAGAGACCACTGCCAGAGAAGCTTTCCGTTTAGCTGCCAGCAAACTACCTATGAAAACTAAATTCATCATTAACAAGTAGTTGTATATATTATGATTAAAAAAGAAGATTTTACTCTTAAAACAGCTACAGAGATCAATGCTCTTTTAGCAGAAAAACGCCAAAAGCTTTATAAAAATTTGCTCGATAAACGTTTAGGTAA includes:
- the rpmC gene encoding 50S ribosomal protein L29; the protein is MIKKEDFTLKTATEINALLAEKRQKLYKNLLDKRLGKLKNTNDLRILRRDIARLLTASNNQLKK